TATTTCCCATTTGGAAGGAAAAACATAACCACCTTGAAAATTTATACCTTCTCCTGTATACACCTCGTAGTCGGTAGTTGAGCCATCGCTATTTGTGGCAATTGGATTTTTGGCATCGCGATAACTGTATTCACCCATTAGTGAAAATCCGTTGTATTTAAACAATGCATCTACCAAAACAGTACTTATATTAGTCTTGTAAAACCCAAGGTCGTTGCGCATGTAACTACCTTGGTTACTCCGTGTTTTTACTGCGTCTACATTTAAATCGTAGGTAGCGCCAATAGATAGCTTTGGTTTTTCTTCGCGATAGAGGTCGCCGCCCATATAATCACCTTTTTTTGTGAATGCTCCAAAAGGCAAAACCTCAACTCGGCCAGTATATTCTATCCCGCCAAGGTTTCCTGTAATTACATTTCTACCTTCGCCTTGCGAAACTGCAAATGCCTCTCTAATAATGAAGTTATTGAAGGGTTGAAATTCATGACGCAGTTGAAGTCCTATTTCTCTACCCAAGTTAAATACTTTTGAAAGTTTTGAGCGATCAACAAATTGTAATTTGGCCGATGAGGTAGCATCTTCACGATTACCGGGTAGTTTGGTTTGTCCTGCCCAAAGTTCTACATTATTGTAAACTTCCCACATGACTACTGCGTCATAAATGATGCGAGGTGCATTGCCAGTAAATTCTGAAGCCCCTGCTATGTCTGAATTGGAAAGCCCAATTTGCAATTTATAGCGAAGTTTTGGCGAGTAGGCAAAGCCGCTAAATTTTAACCGTGCTTTGCGGATTAAAAAATCGTGTTCTGGTTTGCCAAATTTATCACCTTCGTAATCCCAGGTAGAGATAGTTCGAAATTGAATTCGCGGGGCAAACTTTACACTAAATGTACTGTCTTTTCCTACAAATTTGAGCATTCCATCTCCAAATTTTGGGGCGCTAATTTGAGCTTGAGATACGCAAACAACGAACAATAAGCTAATTACGAATGTAGCTTTTGATAACATTGAATAAATCGTTTATAGTTTTTGTCGGTGCAAAGAACTTAATTTAACTGCAATTTAATGTTTCCGTAATGTTAAGCGTGTCTATATTTCGAATTTTATTTTATATGAAAAAAGGCTGTCCAGATTGAACAGCCTTGTTTGAAAATCTAGTCGACAAAAACTAAACGATTTCAAAAATACCCTATAAAAATAGGCTTTTACAAATAAAATAAATGTATTTCGGGTGTATATGAAGCGAAGTTTATCAAATCATTAAATTGAAAATTTTTTTAAACGCCATTAATTTCAAACAACTAAAAATCAAGTAGTTATAGCTTTAATGTTAAGTTAATGTTTCTAAATTGTTTCTTATGTGTTAATTCTTTAAATTTGATTGTTATAAATAGTAAAAATTCAACCCTATGAAAAAGATAATCAGTTTATTACTTGTTGTATTTATATCAACTGTTGTGGTTGCTCAAAATAAAAATGAATATGTAATTCACGGTAATTTAATAAAGGCTACAATTTACAACCAAGATGGAAGTTTGGCACAAACTGGCTATTACACGAAGGATAACAAACCTACGGGCCAATGGATAAGCTACGACTTGCAAGGTAATAAAACAGCAGTTGCAACTTATAAAGATGGGGAAAAAGTGGGAACATGGTTTTTTTATCAAGATGATATTTTACAAGAAGTTTCGTTTGTAGCCTCGCGAATTGCAAAGGTTACCACCCTTAAAATTGAAAACTAATTTTAAATTTTCTTATTTTAAGAATGCTATAAACAAAAAAAGGTCTCTAATTTTAGAGACCCTTTTTGTTAACGTAGACTACGTTAGTATTAGTTGCTAATCCAATTCCATCCAGTAATATCTACTTGAGTACCGTTAAACACATCGTCTTCTGGCGAAGTTAATGGTGTGTTATCTACAATTACATTTTCAATCGGGCCATCATCTTTCATATCTACATTTTTAGAGTATCCACTTAAATGGATATTTGTAAAAGTTGCACCAGATTGTTTTTTAAACTGAAGCGCCGTTCCGTCAACAGTTGAAACCGCTGTAAAGTTTATAACTTTTGGGTTGCCGTTGTCGCCATCGGCTTCAATAGCTGTTGAAAATGGTTTGGTGTGGCTTACATACGTATTGGTAATGGTGCCATTCCAGCCTTCTGTCCAGTCTACTGAGTCATCTTCGTTGTTTTCAAAGTAAAGGTTTGATGCCGAAACAGTTCCGCCAAAAAACTCAATTCCGTCATCGGCACCATCAATAACGGCAACATTCGAGATTGAAGTTCCCGAACCTACCGCGTAAAGGGTAAGCCCGTTGTATTGCGATTCTGAATTTATTTGAGCACCCGCGCCACGAATAATTAAGTAGTTAATACTTCCCGAGTTATCGGTGTCATCAGTACCGCCGTAAATTAGGCCGCCTACTTCGGCGGTTACATTTACGCCTTCGGTGGTTG
This region of Aequorivita marisscotiae genomic DNA includes:
- a CDS encoding nicotinic acid mononucleotide adenyltransferase — translated: MKKIISLLLVVFISTVVVAQNKNEYVIHGNLIKATIYNQDGSLAQTGYYTKDNKPTGQWISYDLQGNKTAVATYKDGEKVGTWFFYQDDILQEVSFVASRIAKVTTLKIEN
- a CDS encoding porin, whose amino-acid sequence is MLKFVGKDSTFSVKFAPRIQFRTISTWDYEGDKFGKPEHDFLIRKARLKFSGFAYSPKLRYKLQIGLSNSDIAGASEFTGNAPRIIYDAVVMWEVYNNVELWAGQTKLPGNREDATSSAKLQFVDRSKLSKVFNLGREIGLQLRHEFQPFNNFIIREAFAVSQGEGRNVITGNLGGIEYTGRVEVLPFGAFTKKGDYMGGDLYREEKPKLSIGATYDLNVDAVKTRSNQGSYMRNDLGFYKTNISTVLVDALFKYNGFSLMGEYSYRDAKNPIATNSDGSTTDYEVYTGEGINFQGGYVFPSKWEIAGRFTTIKPSTTLSLNETHNFYTIGGSKYIVNHNLKIQTDLTYATEGSNRDFIEYRLGFDLHF